A stretch of the Marinobacter sp. JH2 genome encodes the following:
- a CDS encoding TetR/AcrR family transcriptional regulator has protein sequence MNEPLKSRREKEKQARYDAILDAAETVFSDKGYDRTSMDDIARTANLSRALLYVYFKDKAAIQMGIMQRAGQNLVERFKASHCPNDTGIAQIRAMGEAYYQFYQEEPEYFAALTKASTVIADVDETQAAEMLCSRDELIGLMVAALQKGLEDDTMNKERITDPTQTALYLRGALHGVIMLCEGESMPSDTLIQHTMDMLSHSIATQ, from the coding sequence ATGAATGAGCCGTTGAAATCACGCCGAGAAAAGGAAAAACAGGCACGATACGACGCCATACTGGATGCGGCCGAAACCGTTTTCTCCGACAAAGGCTACGACCGCACGTCCATGGACGACATTGCCCGGACCGCCAACCTTAGTCGGGCACTCTTGTATGTGTACTTTAAAGATAAAGCGGCCATTCAGATGGGGATCATGCAGCGGGCGGGACAAAATTTGGTGGAGCGATTTAAAGCCTCCCATTGCCCCAACGACACCGGCATCGCACAGATTCGCGCTATGGGTGAGGCCTATTACCAATTCTACCAAGAGGAACCGGAGTACTTTGCTGCGCTTACTAAAGCATCCACCGTGATTGCCGACGTGGATGAAACCCAGGCAGCAGAAATGCTTTGTTCGCGGGATGAACTGATCGGACTCATGGTGGCCGCCCTCCAGAAAGGCCTGGAAGACGACACCATGAATAAAGAACGTATTACCGACCCTACCCAGACAGCTCTCTATTTGAGAGGCGCCTTGCACGGCGTGATCATGTTGTGCGAAGGAGAAAGCATGCCTTCCGACACGCTGATCCAGCACACCATGGACATGCTGTCACACTCGATAGCAACCCAGTAA
- a CDS encoding efflux RND transporter periplasmic adaptor subunit — protein MSPIKRSLPFTVVTLVLVMLSLTGCRGGSSETAEKSATVSVRVAEVTGGQVEEIPLRFSGIVRAAQRATLTFQVSGTLKERPVELGQMVNPGDTLARLYNPALQPAQDSAKAKLQELKTQFNQAQREWERSVRLHKRGVVSEQSLEQIAARRDSLRASMATAEAALSEATHLLEESVLKAPFAGQLEALLVERDEFVSAGQPVMRLSSPLGREVEVRVPAHLLSHVRVGMELPVWQVQDRNRVPETGTVIEIAQGSSIRGELHPVLVSLPANSLSSGEPVEVGITPVRESAVTVPMLAVVRDAAGTSVYRVSDGVALRVPVKVERVIGERVMVHPGELQPGDQVVYAGMTRLVDGDTVEVR, from the coding sequence ATGTCTCCCATAAAACGTTCTCTCCCATTTACCGTTGTTACCCTCGTGCTCGTAATGTTGTCTTTAACGGGGTGTCGTGGCGGGAGCAGTGAAACCGCAGAAAAATCAGCAACGGTATCGGTTCGTGTTGCGGAGGTCACCGGGGGCCAAGTGGAGGAGATTCCGCTGCGTTTCTCCGGCATTGTTCGTGCTGCCCAACGCGCGACTTTGACCTTTCAGGTTAGTGGAACGCTGAAAGAGCGGCCGGTAGAGTTGGGCCAGATGGTGAACCCCGGTGATACCTTAGCCAGGCTGTATAACCCCGCTTTGCAACCGGCTCAGGACTCTGCCAAAGCCAAACTCCAAGAGCTGAAAACCCAGTTCAACCAGGCACAGCGGGAGTGGGAACGTTCGGTTCGCCTGCATAAGCGCGGCGTGGTGTCTGAACAGAGCCTGGAACAGATTGCTGCGCGCCGGGATTCGTTGCGAGCGAGCATGGCTACTGCTGAAGCAGCGTTGTCGGAAGCAACCCACCTGCTAGAAGAAAGTGTATTGAAGGCGCCGTTTGCGGGTCAGTTGGAAGCCTTGTTGGTTGAGCGCGATGAATTTGTTTCGGCGGGGCAGCCGGTTATGCGTTTGTCATCACCGCTGGGACGCGAAGTTGAAGTTCGAGTGCCGGCGCATCTACTGAGCCATGTGCGTGTGGGTATGGAATTGCCGGTCTGGCAAGTTCAGGACCGCAACCGGGTTCCTGAGACTGGAACCGTGATTGAAATTGCTCAAGGCAGTTCTATTCGGGGCGAGCTGCATCCTGTGCTAGTTAGTTTGCCCGCGAACTCACTGTCATCCGGAGAACCCGTTGAAGTAGGCATTACGCCGGTACGGGAATCGGCTGTAACCGTGCCGATGCTGGCGGTGGTGCGCGATGCTGCCGGCACCAGCGTTTATCGTGTTAGCGACGGTGTGGCACTTCGGGTACCCGTAAAAGTTGAGCGGGTGATTGGTGAGCGAGTGATGGTGCACCCCGGCGAACTTCAGCCCGGTGATCAGGTGGTGTATGCCGGCATGACACGATTGGTGGATGGCGACACCGTGGAGGTACGCTAA
- a CDS encoding efflux RND transporter permease subunit: MTRSLLNYQRLLGMVVTMLCLLGLAAYSTMPRQEDPSFPYRAGIISVNYPGASAEAVERLVLRPLTDELRQVEEVDFSQGTARTGVALARIKLLDRIYDTDAAWDRVRQAMERAKQDFPDGVGQMSLDDRLIDIPAVLLAVGGSPSVTELSKAAERLKQNLSDIPGVSRIELEGDVDEQITLALDDAALFRLGISPQRVLQTLSQRNQTTPGGFVVVDGKRLSVLPNSEFSNIEAIRATPIELPDGSQVPLAAAAEVWRGPVEPRQPETWFDGERVVLVSLIMEEGNTDAIRFGERIRNRLDEVRSDFEPFELREMFFQPDKVSDRLDNLAWSLVLSVLIIVAVVFTGMGIRMGLLVASILPMVAMISVGLYDLGGGVLHQIAVIGMVISLGILIDNAIVIVESIQGYLDVGMRRLDALKKAVSELAGPLGASTGTTLAAFAPLLMAKGGAADFTRGVPVMIMLTLSVSYLLAISAVPLLATRFLKARKNVSEDRLVGFARVLGGLVYRHPSKLILLGTVLVAISVGLTPFMAQQFFPNADRPRVIVEMYMPEGTDQARTAEVAENLERAIRTQPEALEVHRFVGFTGPSFYYNLQRAPQSPNRARLVVQTPTLADTTDLVRKIRKEVAQNLPELEISVGILGQGPPRTAPVDVRVYHADDDVRVLATEQIYSILRDVEGTVDVRHDLDIGVPSIAINVDDATAARYGLTRADVAQSLYGQSFGAMAERYRQEEDPIPIVLRSREGTSLSLSRLLSVNIYNNRGDAIPLSAVATAETTWEPAARYLRNGVRVNAVAANLEKGYSFSQALDGLNAALEDSPLPSGTRLEMGGDAEGSNDANSALLTAAPIGMLLLLFFLLLQFNSFRRVGIILLTVPLATVGIFPGLVLSGSPFGFQSLLGVIALVGIVVNNAIVLLDVMDRELEKGRAIKDAVRTAVERRTRPILLTTATTVAGLLPLALSSSTLWPPMAWAIISGLLASTVLTLLVIPAVCTKLIKLPVAEPENAPA, translated from the coding sequence ATGACGCGTAGTCTTCTTAATTATCAGCGATTGTTGGGTATGGTGGTGACCATGCTTTGCTTGTTGGGGCTCGCTGCGTACAGCACTATGCCCCGACAGGAGGACCCGTCTTTTCCTTATCGCGCGGGTATAATTTCAGTGAATTACCCGGGTGCGAGTGCCGAAGCGGTTGAGCGGCTGGTGTTACGGCCTTTAACCGATGAACTGCGGCAGGTTGAAGAGGTTGATTTCAGTCAAGGCACGGCCCGTACCGGTGTGGCCTTGGCCCGAATTAAACTGCTGGATCGCATCTACGACACCGATGCGGCGTGGGATCGGGTGCGTCAGGCGATGGAGCGCGCCAAACAGGATTTCCCCGATGGTGTAGGACAGATGAGCCTTGACGACCGGCTTATTGATATCCCCGCGGTGCTGCTGGCGGTGGGCGGTTCGCCTTCCGTGACGGAACTGTCGAAAGCTGCGGAACGCCTTAAGCAGAACCTCTCAGATATTCCGGGTGTCTCCCGCATCGAGCTTGAAGGCGATGTGGATGAACAAATCACACTGGCGTTAGACGACGCCGCATTGTTCCGGCTAGGCATTTCCCCACAGCGAGTGTTGCAAACACTGTCTCAGCGTAACCAAACCACGCCCGGGGGGTTTGTGGTGGTGGATGGAAAGCGCTTATCTGTTTTGCCCAACTCCGAATTCAGCAACATCGAAGCCATTCGCGCGACGCCCATCGAATTGCCGGATGGCTCGCAGGTTCCTCTCGCAGCTGCCGCCGAAGTTTGGCGTGGCCCGGTTGAGCCGCGTCAGCCGGAAACCTGGTTTGATGGCGAACGGGTCGTTTTGGTATCCCTCATCATGGAAGAAGGCAACACCGATGCCATTCGCTTTGGGGAGCGAATCCGCAACAGGCTAGATGAGGTTCGCTCGGACTTCGAGCCCTTCGAACTGAGGGAAATGTTTTTCCAGCCCGACAAGGTGTCAGACCGACTGGATAATCTGGCGTGGAGCCTGGTGCTCTCGGTACTGATTATCGTAGCGGTGGTGTTTACTGGAATGGGCATACGAATGGGCCTGCTGGTGGCCTCTATCCTGCCGATGGTGGCAATGATCAGTGTGGGGCTATACGACCTCGGTGGCGGCGTACTGCACCAGATTGCCGTGATTGGCATGGTGATTTCGCTTGGTATTCTCATCGATAACGCCATCGTGATCGTGGAAAGCATTCAGGGTTATCTGGATGTCGGTATGCGCCGCTTGGATGCGCTTAAGAAAGCGGTTAGTGAATTGGCGGGGCCCCTTGGCGCCTCAACCGGTACCACGCTTGCGGCCTTCGCACCGTTGCTCATGGCTAAAGGGGGGGCTGCCGACTTCACCCGCGGCGTTCCCGTTATGATCATGCTGACGCTGTCCGTCAGCTACCTGCTGGCGATCTCGGCTGTTCCTTTATTGGCGACTCGTTTTCTAAAAGCCCGCAAGAACGTGAGTGAAGACCGGCTGGTTGGCTTTGCTCGTGTTCTCGGCGGTTTGGTCTACCGACATCCGTCCAAGCTGATCCTTTTGGGTACAGTGCTCGTTGCCATCAGCGTGGGTTTGACACCGTTTATGGCTCAGCAATTCTTCCCGAACGCAGACCGACCGCGGGTGATTGTCGAAATGTACATGCCGGAAGGCACCGATCAGGCCCGGACCGCGGAAGTTGCCGAGAACCTGGAACGTGCCATTCGCACCCAGCCCGAAGCGTTGGAAGTGCACCGCTTTGTTGGCTTTACCGGCCCAAGTTTCTACTACAACTTGCAGCGTGCACCGCAATCACCGAACCGGGCTCGCCTGGTGGTGCAAACGCCTACTTTGGCAGACACCACCGATTTGGTTCGAAAGATCCGTAAAGAGGTAGCCCAAAACTTGCCGGAACTGGAAATCTCCGTGGGGATTCTGGGGCAGGGCCCACCACGCACTGCGCCTGTTGATGTGCGTGTTTACCATGCGGATGACGATGTCCGAGTGTTGGCAACCGAACAGATCTATTCGATCCTTCGTGATGTGGAAGGCACTGTAGACGTCCGCCACGATCTGGACATCGGTGTGCCGAGCATCGCCATCAATGTGGACGACGCGACCGCGGCCCGTTATGGCCTGACCCGTGCTGATGTAGCACAAAGCCTTTATGGACAGAGTTTCGGTGCCATGGCAGAACGCTATCGCCAGGAAGAAGACCCGATCCCCATCGTGCTTCGCTCGCGTGAGGGTACCTCTTTGTCGTTGTCGCGCTTGTTGTCGGTAAACATCTACAACAACCGTGGTGATGCTATCCCGCTGTCTGCCGTGGCTACAGCTGAAACCACGTGGGAGCCTGCAGCCCGGTACCTGCGCAACGGGGTACGGGTGAACGCGGTAGCCGCCAATCTGGAAAAGGGCTACAGCTTTAGCCAGGCGCTCGACGGACTGAACGCAGCACTGGAAGACAGTCCGCTACCATCCGGAACGCGCCTGGAAATGGGCGGCGATGCTGAGGGCTCAAATGACGCCAACAGCGCGCTGCTCACCGCAGCACCCATTGGCATGCTGTTGTTGCTGTTCTTTTTGCTGCTGCAGTTCAACTCATTCCGCCGTGTGGGCATTATCTTGCTGACCGTGCCCTTGGCGACGGTGGGAATATTCCCCGGCCTGGTGTTGTCGGGCTCGCCCTTTGGTTTTCAGTCGCTTTTGGGAGTGATTGCGTTAGTAGGCATTGTGGTCAACAACGCCATCGTTCTGCTGGACGTGATGGATCGGGAGTTGGAAAAGGGCAGGGCAATCAAAGATGCGGTCAGAACCGCAGTAGAGCGCCGCACCCGGCCAATACTGCTCACTACCGCCACCACAGTGGCCGGATTGCTGCCGCTGGCGCTCTCCAGTTCCACATTATGGCCACCCATGGCATGGGCGATTATCTCCGGCTTGCTGGCCTCTACGGTGCTGACTTTGCTGGTGATCCCGGCCGTGTGCACCAAACTCATCAAACTACCGGTGGCAGAACCTGAAAACGCCCCGGCATGA